The sequence TCGTGTACAACGCGAAGCACCTCGACTACCTGCAGAACCGCGTCATCTGAGCGGTCGACCGTTCTCACCCAGCATATTTTATCCGAATCAGCCGTCGTAGCCGCCGCTCTCCGGCGAAGAGCGGTCGTGTTTCTCGCACCCGCGAACGGAGCTTCCACACCGGGCGACGACTCTTCGACACGTCACCGCCGCTCAGTTCGACGCCTTGTCCACTTGTCGTATAAGATAATAAAATAGTAATCAATGATATTTGTTCCTTACCAGTATTCAACGATTCCCAATCAATAAGTGCGAAGGGGGTGGTCACTACGCTCGTAGTTTCCCATGAACGTTTTCGCGAATCCACACGTGGCACAACTCGGCGGTGCGCACAGTCCGCTAATCGCTTTTCTCGTGGGACTCGTCGCGGTCATCCTTCTACTCGTGTACTGGGATCTTCCGGCGTTCGTCGGCCTGGTCATCGCGACGCTCGTCGTCGGCATCGTCGCGCCTCAGGTCGCGTTCGCGGAGGTTCCAGCGCGGGTCGCCGAATCGTTCGGCGAAGGGATGGCGGGTATCGGTATCCCCATCCTGATGGCGGCGGTCATCGGGAAGTCAATGATGGCCAGCGGTGCCGCAGAACGCATCGTTCGCGGGTTCACCTCACTGACGGGTAGCGAGAACTCCGACTTCGCGCTCTGGGGGAGCAGTTCCTTCCTCGCCATCCCGGTGTTCTTCGACAACGTGTTCTACCTGATGGCGCCGCTGGCGCGGTCGATGCGCGCCCGCGTCGGCAAGAACTACGCGCTCTACCTCGTCGTCGTCGGTGCGGGCGCGGCGACGACGCACGTGTTCGTCCCGCCGACGCCCGGTCCGTTGGCGGTAGCCGAGGAGATTCCGGGCACCAATCTGGGGATGACGATTCTCGTTGGTCTCACGGTCGCCGGCCCCTCGGCGTTCGTCGGCGGCATCGTCTACGGCCGGTGGATAAACAGGCGGATGGACATCCCGCTTCGCGACGCGATGGACACGACCGGTGACGAACTGAGCGAACTCGCCGAGCGGTCGAACAGTCAACTTCCGGGCGTGCTCGAGGCGTCGCTGCCGATTCTCCTCGCCGTCGCCCTCGTCGCCTCGGACACGGCGGCGACGACGTTCCTCGGCGAGGAGGCGCCCATCCGTTCTATCACCGGTTTCTTCGGCGACCCGAACTTCGCGCTGACGGCCGCGGCCATCGCTGCGGCGCTCACGTACCGTCGGATGCGCGCGCTCTCCGACGAGGCGTGGGGCGACGAACTCACCGAGGCGCTGAAATCCGGGGGTAACATCGCCGCTATCACCGCCGCGGGTGGCGCGTTCGGCGCGATGCTCGCCGCCGCCGGTATCGGCGACTATATCACGAATCTCCTCTCGGGACTCGGCATCGGCGTGCTCGTCACCGCGTGGCTCATCGCCGCCACCGTCCGCATCGCGCAGGGGTCGGCCACCGTCGCCATGCTCACGACGGCGGGTATCATGGCCGGGTCCGGCGCGGTCGCTTCGCTGTCGGTCAACCCGGCGTACCTCGTGATGGCCATCGGCGCGGGCGGTAACATCTGTTCGTGGTACAACGACAGCGGCTTCTGGCTCGTCAAGGAAATCGGCGGCCTCACGCAGACGGAGACCCTGAAGACGTGGACCGCGTTGACGACTATCGTCTCGGTCACCGGTCTGCTGACGGTAATCGTTCTCTCGACGTTCTTCCCGCTGGCCTGAAGTCGGCAGGGAGTTCCGTCTCGTCGGGGGACGTTCGGCGGGCGGTCTCCACTCGTCGAGGAGCGTTCGGCGGACGGTCTCTGCTCGCCGACCGACGTTCGGCGGACGGTTTTTTCTACTGACGGACTCGTCACGACCACAACACCTATTTTCCCTACCCGCAAGGGCGAATCATGCTCGGTACGATGCCGGATCTGCTGCGTCTGCTCGTCGTTCCCGTCTTCGCGTGGGCGGCGTGGCGGGACGTAGAGACGCGCCGCCTCCCGAACCGCATGTGGCCCCCGCTGGCGGCGCTCGGCATCGTCCTGCTCGGGTGGGACCTGTTGGCGGCGTACCCCTTCGGTCCGCTCGACTCGCTGTTCCTCCTCCAGGTCGCGATCAGCGTCTTCTTCGTCGCGCCTCTCGGCTACGCGTTCTGGTACGTCGGCGGCTTCGGCGCGGCGGACGCGAAGGCGCTCATCGTCCTCGCGCTCCTGTTCCCGACGTTCCCCTCGTATCTCGTCTCGGGCGTCGAACTCCCCCTCGTGGAGACGACGCTCGGCGTCTTCTCGTTCACCATCCTCACGAACGCCGTGCTCGTCGCCGTCGCGTATCCGGTCGCGCTCGGTCTGCGAAACCTCGCGGCGCGGCGGTTCTCGTCGGTGATGTTCGTCGGCCAGGAGGTCACCGTCTCCTCGCTGCCGACCCGTCACGGGAGTCTGTTCGAGACGCCGCGCGGCTACACCCGCGACGGCCTCGACCTCGACGCGCTCCGGATGTACCTACGCTGGCGCGGGACGACGCTCTCGGAACTCCGCGCCGACCCCGACGCACACCGCGACCCGGCGAGCGTCGGCGAGACGCACCCCGTCGGCGACGGGTCGGTCGGCGACGGTCCCGCCGTCGCCGACGGCGGAACGACGCTCGCGGAACACCACGACGGGAGCGTCGACCGCGATTCCCCGGCGGCGTACGACGACCCGTGGGCCGCCGAGGCGTTTCTCGACTCGCTCGACTGGAGCGCCTACGGAACGACGCCCGAGAAACTCCGCGACGGCCTCGACCTCGTGACGACCCGCGAGCGGGTGTGGGTGATGCCCGGCCTCCCGTTCGTCGTCCCCATGTTCGTCGGCCTGCTCGTTGCGCTCCTCTACGGCGACATCCTGTTCGGAGTGCTGGGCGCAGTCGGACTGGTCTGACCGTCGAAAACGCACAAGACATATCGGCCGGACCCGCTTCTGTGCGAGTATGACCGTCGACGTGGACTTCGGCGAGGACGGCCTCGTCCCCGCCGTCGCCCAGGACGCCGACTCCGGCGAGGTGTTGATGCTGGCGTACGTCTCGCCCGAAGCGCTCGAACGCACCCGGGAGACGGGGCGTGCGCACTACTACTCGCGCAGCCGCGACGAACTCTGGGAGAAGGGCGCGACGAGCGGCCACACCCAGGACGTGAGAGAGATTCGCGTCGACTGCGACGCCGATACTCTGCTGTACCTCGTCGACCAGTCCGGCGGCGCGTGCCACACCGGCCACCGCTCCTGTTTCTACCGGACTATCGACGACGAGAACGTCGGCGAGCGGGTGTTCGACCCCGACGACGTCTACTGACCCATGACCGACGCACACCACTCTGCGGCCGACTCCGAGAGCGGTGAGAGCGTCGAACCGACCGTCGACCCCTCGGACCCCTCGAACGCGGGGGCGGTCGCCGACGAACTGGAGGCCGCCTTCGAGGACCGCCGACGCGCCGAGGCGGCCGTCGTCGACGAAGGTGCGGAAACCGTCGAACTCGTCGCCGACGCCTACGACCGAGCGCTGACGCTCCTGGACCGCTACGAGGGCCGCGCCACCGGAACCGGCGACTTCAGCGCGTTCGTCGAGTTCGAACGGAAGTTCGCCGAACTCGTCGAGGACGTCGAGGACGACGCGCCCGCCGCCGACGCGTTCGGCGCGGCCAACGACATCCTCGACCGCCGCCGCTTGAGCGAGAAGCACTTCGACGCCGCCCGCGACGCGCTCGCCCCCGCCGCCGACGTCGCCGCGCTCCTGGAGAAACGTGACGCCGCCCGCGAGCGGCACCGAAACGCCACGAGGGACGCCGAACGGTGCCTCTCGAACGTCGACGACCGCCTCTCGGAGCTCCGACGCCTCGAACGGCTCGGCGAGGCCGACCTCGACGCGCCCGTCGACCGGCTCCGTGACCCGATTCGGGCGTACAGCGACGCGGTCGAAGCGGCGTTCGAGACGTACAAGCGCGACGCGAGCGCCCGGGAGGTGCTCTCGTTCGTCGAGACGGCCGCCGGCTATCCGTTAGTCGACTACAACACGCCGCCCGCAGACGTCCGCGAGTACGTCGATTCGGCCGACGTGGGCGGGGAGCCGATTCCGGACCTGCTGGAGTACGCGGACTACTCGAACTCGAAGCTCTCGCACTTCGTCTCCGACCCGGCGGAACTGAAGGCGCGCGTCGCGGTGAACCGAACCTATCTGAGTCGCCTCGACGGCGGGCCGCTGACGGTGTCGTGGCCGCCACCGTCGGCCGCCGAGCTCCGGTGTCTGGTTCCCGAACTCGTCTCGGTCGTCTCGCGGTTCGCCCCCGAGGACGTCGTCGCTCGGTGCCGAGAGCTCCGCTATCTCCCCGAGAGCGACGACTACGAACGTCTCCGGACGGCGGCGGAGGCCCGCGAGTCGCTCACCGACGCGGAGCGGTCGAGAATCCAGCGCGGCGAGGTGTCGGCGTCGCTCGACGCGTTCAGTACAGTTCGTGACCGCCTGCGTACCACGCTGGACCGGTGCGGGTACGACTCAGAAGCGCCGCTCGACGTCCCTCCGTCTGCGTGACCCGGTCGGCACCGTTCTCTTCGTCTCTCCTCGGCGTCCCTCGCGGCCGTCGCTCGACTCAGGGGTCCGGGAGCGCGGCCGTCAGCGTCGCGCGGGCGTCCTCGGCCAACCGCTCGGCGCGGGCGGCGTCGCGGGCCTCCGCGTAGATTCGGACTTTCGGCTCGGTCCCCGAGGGGCGGACGAGCACCCACGCGTCGCCGTAGTCGAGGCGGTAGCCGTCGATAGTGTTCGGCTGCGCGTCTGCCTCCTCGGCGTACGTCTCGGCGGCGGCGAGCATCGCGTTCAGCTCCGCCTCCGAGTCGTACACGAGGTTGACGCGGACGTTGTGGTAGTCGGTGTACGGTTCGACGATTTCGGAGGGCGGCCGTTCGGCGACGAGTTCGAGGAACTTCGCGCCGATGAACGCGCCGTCGCGGACGAGGCGGTAGTCGGGGAAGAAGACGCCGCCGTTGCCCTCGCCGGCGACGGGGACGGTCTCGCCCTCGGCCCACAGCTCTCGAATCCGGGTGATGAGGTTCGTGCTGCCGATGGGCGTCAGTTCCAGCGTCGCGCCCACCTCGTCGCAGACGTCGACGAGGCGCTGGGAGACGTTGACCGCGGCGACGGTCGTGTCGCCCGCCGAGA is a genomic window of Haloprofundus halophilus containing:
- a CDS encoding GntP family permease — its product is MNVFANPHVAQLGGAHSPLIAFLVGLVAVILLLVYWDLPAFVGLVIATLVVGIVAPQVAFAEVPARVAESFGEGMAGIGIPILMAAVIGKSMMASGAAERIVRGFTSLTGSENSDFALWGSSSFLAIPVFFDNVFYLMAPLARSMRARVGKNYALYLVVVGAGAATTHVFVPPTPGPLAVAEEIPGTNLGMTILVGLTVAGPSAFVGGIVYGRWINRRMDIPLRDAMDTTGDELSELAERSNSQLPGVLEASLPILLAVALVASDTAATTFLGEEAPIRSITGFFGDPNFALTAAAIAAALTYRRMRALSDEAWGDELTEALKSGGNIAAITAAGGAFGAMLAAAGIGDYITNLLSGLGIGVLVTAWLIAATVRIAQGSATVAMLTTAGIMAGSGAVASLSVNPAYLVMAIGAGGNICSWYNDSGFWLVKEIGGLTQTETLKTWTALTTIVSVTGLLTVIVLSTFFPLA
- a CDS encoding A24 family peptidase; protein product: MLGTMPDLLRLLVVPVFAWAAWRDVETRRLPNRMWPPLAALGIVLLGWDLLAAYPFGPLDSLFLLQVAISVFFVAPLGYAFWYVGGFGAADAKALIVLALLFPTFPSYLVSGVELPLVETTLGVFSFTILTNAVLVAVAYPVALGLRNLAARRFSSVMFVGQEVTVSSLPTRHGSLFETPRGYTRDGLDLDALRMYLRWRGTTLSELRADPDAHRDPASVGETHPVGDGSVGDGPAVADGGTTLAEHHDGSVDRDSPAAYDDPWAAEAFLDSLDWSAYGTTPEKLRDGLDLVTTRERVWVMPGLPFVVPMFVGLLVALLYGDILFGVLGAVGLV
- the hisI gene encoding phosphoribosyl-AMP cyclohydrolase, whose amino-acid sequence is MTVDVDFGEDGLVPAVAQDADSGEVLMLAYVSPEALERTRETGRAHYYSRSRDELWEKGATSGHTQDVREIRVDCDADTLLYLVDQSGGACHTGHRSCFYRTIDDENVGERVFDPDDVY
- a CDS encoding DUF7118 family protein translates to MTDAHHSAADSESGESVEPTVDPSDPSNAGAVADELEAAFEDRRRAEAAVVDEGAETVELVADAYDRALTLLDRYEGRATGTGDFSAFVEFERKFAELVEDVEDDAPAADAFGAANDILDRRRLSEKHFDAARDALAPAADVAALLEKRDAARERHRNATRDAERCLSNVDDRLSELRRLERLGEADLDAPVDRLRDPIRAYSDAVEAAFETYKRDASAREVLSFVETAAGYPLVDYNTPPADVREYVDSADVGGEPIPDLLEYADYSNSKLSHFVSDPAELKARVAVNRTYLSRLDGGPLTVSWPPPSAAELRCLVPELVSVVSRFAPEDVVARCRELRYLPESDDYERLRTAAEARESLTDAERSRIQRGEVSASLDAFSTVRDRLRTTLDRCGYDSEAPLDVPPSA